The Thermomicrobiales bacterium genome contains the following window.
GGGGAGGCATCGATGGAGGTGGCCCGGCGACCGCCGGAGGCGCAATCGCCCGCGACACCGCCGTCCGCTCGGTTGGATCAAACGCCGGCGGGCGAATGACAGCAGCTGCCGCCGTCGGATTCAGCAGCGCGTCGCGCATCGCAATCGCGTCCGGGTATCGATCGTCCGGAGATTTCGCCAGGCTCTTCAGGATCACCGCCTCGAGCGCCACCGGAATCGATCGATTGATCGTCCGCGGCGGTGGCGGCAGCTCGTTCACATGCCGGTACATCACCTGGACCGGATTATCGCCGGGGAACGGCAGACGACCCGTCAGCATCTCGTAGACGACAACGCCCGCGGAGTACAAGTCGCTCGCTGGCGTAATCTCCCCGCCCGACGCCTGTTCTGGCGCCATATACGCCGCTGTCCCGATCGCCGTCCCCGCCTCGGTCAAGCCCGCATCGGCGCTCCTCAGCCGGGCAATGCCGAAGTCGGTCACCTTCACCTGGTGCGTGTCTGTCAGCAAGACGTTCTGCGGCTTCACGTCGCGGTGCACGATGCCTGATGCATGGATTGCGGCAAGACCATCCAGCATTTGCCGGCCGAATCCAACCGCCTCGTCGACCGTCAGCGGGCCCTCCTCGCGGATGTAATCCTTCAGGCTCGGCCCGAGCACGTACTGCATGACGATGTAGGTCGTCCCATCGTCACGCCCGTAGTCAAACACCTGAATGACATTTGGATGGCTGATCCGCGCCGCAGCACGCGCCTCATTCTCGAATCGAGACGCGAATTCCCCGTGCGACGCATATTGATCGCGCAGGATCTTGATCGCAACATCGCGTCCGAGCACCGTGTCGGTGGCTCGGTACGTAACCGAGAAGTTACCCTCCCCGATCGGCTCTTTCAGTTCGTAACGCTTACCCAGAATCCGCGGCTGAGACAGCGCCACGCCTCCTCCAACCACCCGGAGCGGCGCCAGTTTCACGCGTCGTCCGCGCGTCGGCCGCCCTCATCTCGTTAGTACAACGCATACTTGCCGAAGATCGTTATATCATCGGTGTCCGTACACTCTTCCAGCTTATAATGCCACGTTCGTCCCCATCAGGTTCAATATGCGACGATTGAGGCAGACGCCGGCTGGCAACGGACCAGTCTACTGCGTCCGCAGAAACGAGAGGACAGCCTACCGTGAGTGAAGACATCTCCTTTGATCTGGGCGGCGACGAAATGAGCGACGAGGAGAAGGCCTCGATCGTGAATTCCCTTATCGACGAAATGCGTGTCTTGTTCCACGATTATGTCAATGACAAGCTCCCCTACGACGAGCTCTCCTTCGAGATGTTCGACACCCTGCAGACCATCCATGCCCTCGCCACCGGCGCTCTCGTCATCGAGTACGAAGACGGTTTCGAGGATAGCGCCGACAACAATCACCACGCCGAACAGCCAGCCAGCCAGCCAAAGAAGGGCTCTCGGCACGATGGGAACTGACCTCGAGCGGAGAACTCGCGACGAGCTCGTCGGCCTGCTGGATCGCTGTGGAGCGCTCACCGAGGGGGTACGTTTTCTGGAAGGCGACGACCTCCTCGAGCTGCTCGACGAGCTCGATTCGATGCGGGCGCTCATGATCGACGCATCGCTCATCCTTCGATCGTCCGTCGTCCGCTGACACTAACCTGTCCGATTGGCCAGCAGCGACTGTCCTCTGTGACGGTGCCAGCGTCCTGGCCCCGCGCTATCCTCATAAACGTCCGGTGAGTCGCACTCGCCGTCCAGACGATCGTCGTTCGTGGCAGAGAGGAGGCTTAACATGGTACGCGCACTCCCGTTGCGTCTTCGCATCCCGCGGGCCTTCGAAGGGCCCACCCCTGCCACGGATCGACGTTGGTGACCTCTGGCGCTGAGCTGGAGCCATGCCACGCGACCACCGACCCGGGCAACGATGCCCGGGTCGCCGCGTCTCTGGAGAGGATTCTCAAGTGTCCCACCGCAGTAGCCCGATCGGTGGCCAGACCATCCACGGCCCGGTCATCATCCTCATCGGCGACAGGTTGACGATCCATCGACCGTCGCCGTCCCACGCTCGCTATCACGACTAGATATCCCGTCCCGTCGTCGTCTACTCCGGCGGCGACGGCGCGGGTCGGTCCGGTATAATCCCCAGTAGTCAACGTACGTACATCGCCGGATCGGACGATTCATGCCCCGCACTATCGCCTTCTTCAACCAGAAGGGCGGGACCGCCAAAACCACCAGCACACTCAACGTCGCCGCTGCGCTCGCCGAACGCGGCGTGCGCGTCCTCACGATGGATCTCGACCCCCAGGCTAGCCTGACGATGGCGTTCGGCGTGGACGTTGCCGGCCTCGAGTTTTCGGTCTACGACCTCTTCCTCGACGACGACCTCCCCATTGCCGACATCATTGTCCCGACGACCATCGACGGCGTTCACCTCGTCCCGAGTCATCCCGACTTCGCCACCGCCGAGATGGCGCTGATCAACGAGCTGGAACGGGAACGGATGCTGGCGACCCGGCTCGCCGCCGCTGACCTCTCGGACTTCGACGTCGTTCTCATCGACGCGCCGCCGGCCCTCGGACTGATCAGCATCAACATCCTGGTCGCCGCCTCCGAGCTGATCATCCCGATCGAGCCGCATCCGCTCTCGCTACTCGTCCTGCCACGCCTTTTCGACACCATCGCCCGCGTCCGCCGGCTCAACCCGAGCCTGAGCGTCGTCGGGTTTCTGCCGACGAAGGTCCAGCGGACGTCACGCCTCGCGAACGACATGATCGATGCCTTGCGCCACCGCTACCCCAACACACCGATCCTCCCGCCAATCCCACTGTCGATCAAGGGCGCCGAGTCGATTGCTG
Protein-coding sequences here:
- a CDS encoding protein kinase, with the protein product MALSQPRILGKRYELKEPIGEGNFSVTYRATDTVLGRDVAIKILRDQYASHGEFASRFENEARAAARISHPNVIQVFDYGRDDGTTYIVMQYVLGPSLKDYIREEGPLTVDEAVGFGRQMLDGLAAIHASGIVHRDVKPQNVLLTDTHQVKVTDFGIARLRSADAGLTEAGTAIGTAAYMAPEQASGGEITPASDLYSAGVVVYEMLTGRLPFPGDNPVQVMYRHVNELPPPPRTINRSIPVALEAVILKSLAKSPDDRYPDAIAMRDALLNPTAAAAVIRPPAFDPTERTAVSRAIAPPAVAGPPPSMPPPPARPAAGGGGGSWWRRILPLLVFLLLAVVVALVVLASQGNDKTNAPGIVTTPTATQTAPPATMTATIEPTVTMTPSPTPEPTQTPSPTPEPTQTPSPTPEPTQTPIPEPTQTPEPPTPTVPSVPTVAYDTPFPLSLVPQRIFQGPSVTLNASDFEGAYRRDDGRLYGLPAAHLYGQGSGSDTGTATFQATKWPSQYILVTVTGMDDEKAAHVPMQLWLNDYLIWEGPSPFNNESWTDVAWLVGDLNALHAGENTLTIVNTAKNGVVGQAPWILITTAAVYYQ
- a CDS encoding ParA family protein; the encoded protein is MPRTIAFFNQKGGTAKTTSTLNVAAALAERGVRVLTMDLDPQASLTMAFGVDVAGLEFSVYDLFLDDDLPIADIIVPTTIDGVHLVPSHPDFATAEMALINELERERMLATRLAAADLSDFDVVLIDAPPALGLISINILVAASELIIPIEPHPLSLLVLPRLFDTIARVRRLNPSLSVVGFLPTKVQRTSRLANDMIDALRHRYPNTPILPPIPLSIKGAESIAARTSILDYLPKSPLSVAYRDAAAVLLDHSPIGSAHV